One region of Skermanella mucosa genomic DNA includes:
- a CDS encoding serine protease family protein: MGGFLGSVTSFGVWAKLFYTGLLLLLATALLRESWRLWFDRTVAIGQFTSQADGAAIQVDDAFTRRVLQTHALFKQRLAEEPERRRRLELANRLLADIAVMPIDVPPVQDSRSLLSDVQASVQGVNIGAILQSLRNWVSPPNEITGHLAQVNGAVRLMASWPEPLRLPSGTLAVDQIHISGQGDPGEVSIGLVCRIVYAQTRKSGSQGSDVPYPDVSEEVFCTWARLWWELRNIVDRNDPLSAAGYAAQVAPLRQQLDAIIAQGTKFPEFYLMRAEIIELAPTDQKKAGDIALAAQDLTRYTGLLPKSVIESARNQQAEAPAPPQAAAPVPESAVDYQPPPSLGVAEIGPGRNARVTMTALVQDARGKRFVVLPDYAWVERPGAGGSVPGVEIFQPGRKEPIGRIVGRIADKGPGIVLAEVLAADLKGGPERFALADPAAGDMVGVQVAEAPGMPGEIRMARLSEVAVDIGGKSSGSGKFLAADKITRPGDGGAPVLNEAGEVVAMAYASSDRQSYFLPIVRMLMDAGYRAVPAGQGAKKAGGAP; encoded by the coding sequence ATGGGGGGATTCCTTGGTTCGGTCACGAGTTTCGGCGTGTGGGCGAAGCTCTTCTACACGGGCTTGCTGCTTCTTCTCGCGACCGCCCTGCTCAGGGAAAGCTGGCGCCTGTGGTTCGACAGGACGGTCGCGATCGGCCAGTTCACAAGCCAGGCCGACGGCGCCGCGATCCAGGTCGACGACGCCTTCACCCGGCGCGTCCTGCAAACGCATGCTCTTTTCAAGCAGCGCCTCGCGGAGGAGCCGGAGCGGCGGCGGCGGCTCGAACTGGCGAACCGGCTCCTTGCCGACATCGCCGTGATGCCGATCGATGTACCGCCGGTCCAGGATAGCCGCAGCCTGCTCAGCGACGTCCAGGCCAGCGTCCAGGGCGTCAATATCGGCGCGATCCTGCAATCGCTGCGCAACTGGGTCAGCCCGCCGAACGAGATCACCGGCCATCTGGCCCAGGTCAACGGCGCCGTCCGGCTGATGGCCAGCTGGCCGGAGCCGCTGCGCCTTCCGAGCGGGACGCTCGCCGTCGACCAGATCCATATCTCCGGCCAAGGCGACCCTGGCGAGGTGAGCATCGGCCTGGTCTGCCGGATCGTCTACGCGCAGACCAGGAAGAGCGGCAGCCAAGGGTCGGATGTTCCATACCCGGATGTCAGCGAAGAAGTGTTTTGCACCTGGGCGCGCCTGTGGTGGGAGCTGCGCAACATCGTGGATCGCAACGATCCCCTGTCCGCGGCCGGTTACGCCGCGCAGGTGGCACCCCTTCGCCAGCAGCTCGACGCGATCATCGCCCAGGGCACCAAGTTTCCTGAATTCTACCTGATGCGCGCCGAGATCATCGAACTGGCACCGACGGACCAGAAGAAAGCGGGCGACATCGCCCTGGCCGCGCAGGACCTGACGCGCTACACCGGCCTTCTGCCGAAAAGCGTGATCGAGTCCGCCAGGAACCAGCAGGCCGAGGCGCCTGCGCCTCCACAGGCCGCCGCGCCCGTGCCCGAAAGCGCCGTGGACTACCAACCGCCACCGTCCCTGGGCGTGGCCGAAATCGGACCGGGCCGGAACGCGCGGGTCACCATGACGGCGCTTGTGCAGGATGCGCGTGGGAAGCGCTTCGTCGTCCTCCCCGACTATGCCTGGGTGGAACGGCCCGGAGCCGGCGGCAGTGTGCCCGGCGTCGAGATCTTCCAGCCGGGCAGGAAAGAGCCGATCGGCAGGATCGTGGGACGCATCGCGGACAAAGGTCCCGGCATCGTCCTGGCGGAGGTGCTGGCCGCCGACCTGAAGGGCGGCCCCGAGCGGTTCGCATTGGCCGATCCGGCGGCCGGCGACATGGTCGGCGTACAGGTCGCCGAAGCACCCGGAATGCCAGGCGAAATACGGATGGCGCGGCTTTCCGAAGTAGCGGTGGACATCGGCGGCAAATCATCCGGGTCCGGAAAGTTCCTTGCGGCCGACAAGATCACCCGGCCCGGCGACGGCGGGGCTCCGGTGTTGAACGAGGCCGGCGAAGTCGTCGCCATGGCCTACGCCAGTTCGGACCGGCAGAGCTATTTCCTTCCGATCGTCCGGATGCTGATGGATGCCGGCTATCGCGCGGTGCCGGCCGGGCAGGGAGCGAAGAAGGCAGGGGGCGCACCATGA
- a CDS encoding MFS transporter encodes MPLPLLALAVASFGIGTTEFVIMGLLPEVAADLGVSIPGAGMLVSGYALGVVVGAPILAVLTSRLRRKTALVALMALFIVGNVLCAVAPGYWTLMAARIVTAFCHGTFFGIGSVVAANLVPPGQRARAIALMFAGLTLANVLGVPLGTALGQWAGWRSTFWGVVAISVLAELAIVFWVPRGGREEPSNLLSEFRVVRRPQVLLAMGISVLASASLFSVFTYITPILREVTGVSPHGVTMVLLLFGVGLTLGNLLGGRLADWKLMPALVGIFCVLVPVLAAFTVTSAWFVPAVATIFVWGVVVFALVAPLQMRVVDEARGAPNLASILNQGAFNLGNAAGAWFGGIAISSGLSYAAIPWVGAGLALLALGTTLLSGSLERRDSGLRGELA; translated from the coding sequence ATGCCCCTCCCGCTTCTCGCATTGGCCGTCGCCTCGTTCGGCATCGGCACCACCGAATTCGTGATCATGGGCCTGCTGCCCGAGGTGGCGGCGGACCTGGGCGTCAGCATCCCCGGCGCGGGCATGCTGGTGTCCGGCTATGCCCTGGGCGTCGTCGTCGGCGCGCCTATCCTGGCGGTCCTGACCTCCAGGCTGCGGCGCAAGACGGCCCTGGTCGCCCTGATGGCCCTGTTCATCGTCGGCAACGTCCTGTGCGCGGTGGCGCCCGGCTATTGGACGCTGATGGCGGCGCGGATCGTCACCGCCTTCTGCCACGGCACTTTCTTCGGCATCGGGTCGGTGGTGGCGGCCAACCTGGTCCCGCCGGGCCAGCGCGCCCGGGCCATCGCGCTGATGTTCGCGGGATTGACCCTGGCCAACGTGCTGGGCGTGCCGCTCGGCACCGCGCTCGGCCAGTGGGCTGGCTGGCGCTCGACCTTCTGGGGCGTGGTGGCGATCAGCGTCCTGGCCGAACTGGCCATCGTGTTCTGGGTGCCCCGGGGCGGACGGGAGGAGCCGTCGAACCTGCTGAGCGAGTTCCGGGTGGTGCGACGTCCCCAGGTGCTGCTCGCCATGGGCATCAGCGTGCTGGCGTCGGCCAGCCTGTTCAGCGTCTTCACCTACATCACGCCGATCCTGCGGGAGGTGACGGGCGTCTCGCCCCACGGCGTCACCATGGTCCTGCTGCTGTTCGGAGTCGGCCTGACGCTGGGCAACCTGCTGGGCGGAAGGCTGGCCGACTGGAAGCTGATGCCGGCGCTGGTCGGCATCTTCTGCGTCCTGGTGCCGGTGCTGGCGGCGTTCACCGTCACCAGCGCCTGGTTCGTGCCCGCCGTCGCCACGATCTTCGTCTGGGGCGTCGTCGTCTTCGCCCTGGTCGCCCCGCTCCAGATGCGGGTGGTGGACGAGGCCCGCGGTGCCCCGAACCTCGCCTCCATCCTCAACCAGGGCGCCTTCAACCTGGGCAACGCCGCCGGCGCCTGGTTCGGCGGAATCGCGATCTCCTCCGGCCTGTCCTACGCCGCGATTCCCTGGGTCGGGGCGGGACTGGCCCTGCTTGCGCTCGGCACGACCCTGCTGTCCGGCAGCCTGGAGCGCCGGGATTCCGGCCTGCGGGGCGAGTTGGCCTGA